Proteins from a genomic interval of Trichoderma breve strain T069 chromosome 2, whole genome shotgun sequence:
- a CDS encoding RTA1 like protein domain-containing protein: MTTPGQGIPGTPGGYVVFGPQANCTLDVCPVEWSVYKYRPSIAANSVFIALFAIGISIHAFLGVRWRQWNFMTLMIFGCLVEIGGYAGRLVLYNNPFSFGGFMDQIVLITIAPVFFTAGIYITLSKTINFLAPEVSRIKPELFYWIFIPLDIVCLILQAAGGAISVVSSGGSQTGVDIAMTGLGLQVGGLFFFSALFIDYVTRYVRKKPSSPLGTRMRVFLGFLGAAILLIFTRCVYRCYELSKGYVHSNLITDQGLFIGLEGVLVVIASFCLCIGHPGLIFGRDEPKAMSLHTFDESTNTESKA; encoded by the exons ATGACAACTCCGGGCCAGGGAATACCTGGGACGCCAGGCGGCTATGTTGTGTTCGGTCCACAGGCCAATTGTACTCTCGATGTCTGCCCTGTCGAATGGAGTGTCTACAAGTATCGACCTTCCATCGCTGCCAACTCTGTCTTCATAGCCCTCTTTGCTATAGGCATCAGTATCCATGCATTTCTTGGCGTTCGTTGGCGTCAGTGGAATTTCATGACCCTCATGATCTTCGGGTGCCTAGTTGAGATTGGGGGCTATGCTGGTCGCCTTGTTCTCTACAATAATCCTTTCTCTTTCGGCGGCTTCATGGACCAGATCGTCCTCATTACCATTGCCCCTGTGTTTTTCACGGCTGGAATATACATTACCCTCTCCAAGAC CATCAACTTCTTGGCCCCTGAAGTTTCACGCATCAAGCCCGAGCTATTCTATTGGATCTTTATCCCTCTCGATATCGTCTGCCTTATTCTCCAAGCTGCCGGTGGTGCCATATCTGTCGTCAGCTCTGGAGGTAGCCAAACCGGTGTCGATATTGCCATGACTGGTCTAGGGCTCCAGGTCGGCGgcctgttcttcttcagcgccttGTTCATCGATTACGTGACTCGATATGTCCGCAAAAAGCCCTCATCACCTTTGGGAACAAGAATGCGCGTCTTTTTGGGTTTCCTGGGTGCTGCGatccttctcatcttcacgCGTTGCGTATACCGTTGTTATGAGCTGAGCAAGGGCTACGTTCACTCTAACCTAATTACAGATCAGGGCCTCTTCATTGGCCTTGAGGGAGT CTTGGTTGTTATCGCTTCGTTCTGCCTCTGCATTGGACACCCTGGTCTTATTTTTGGTCGAGACGAGCCCAAAGCTATGTCTCTTCATACATTCGATGAGTCCACGAATACCGAATCTAAGGCTTAA